A section of the Anabaena cylindrica PCC 7122 genome encodes:
- a CDS encoding type II toxin-antitoxin system Phd/YefM family antitoxin — protein sequence MIYLSASEAKQNFTEFLDKAQKEPITIQRQDKDSVVVLSVLEYQRLTTLLKEEFQQFCDQVGKNAEAKGMTEEKLKEILDSDD from the coding sequence ATGATTTACCTATCTGCATCGGAAGCAAAACAAAATTTTACAGAATTTTTAGATAAAGCCCAAAAAGAACCAATAACCATTCAACGCCAGGATAAAGATTCAGTTGTAGTTCTGTCAGTCTTAGAGTATCAAAGATTGACTACATTGTTAAAAGAGGAGTTTCAGCAATTTTGTGATCAAGTTGGTAAAAATGCTGAAGCTAAAGGCATGACAGAAGAAAAACTCAAAGAAATTCTTGACAGTGATGATTAA
- a CDS encoding SET domain-containing protein translates to MLVFRDTDSKGRGIFAQKSFAKGEVIEKAAVIVIPKQQVKLIVKTVLLNYYFGWHGESGAIALGFASLFNHSYHPNALYVKNFSKNVIEIIAHKDIRAGEEITVNYNGQVDDLSPVWFDVVE, encoded by the coding sequence ATGCTAGTATTTCGTGATACAGACTCTAAAGGTAGAGGTATATTTGCTCAGAAGAGTTTTGCTAAAGGAGAGGTAATTGAAAAAGCAGCAGTGATTGTTATCCCTAAGCAACAAGTTAAATTAATTGTCAAAACGGTTTTATTAAATTATTATTTTGGTTGGCATGGGGAAAGTGGCGCTATAGCTTTGGGCTTTGCTTCACTTTTTAATCATTCTTATCATCCCAATGCGCTTTATGTTAAGAATTTTTCTAAAAATGTAATTGAAATTATTGCTCATAAAGATATTCGAGCAGGTGAGGAAATTACTGTTAATTATAATGGGCAAGTTGATGATTTATCGCCTGTTTGGTTTGATGTGGTGGAATGA
- a CDS encoding hydrogenase maturation protease: MLTIIGCGNLNRNDDAVGVIIAQRLQQYLAQNPHPNIRVFDCGTAGMEVMFQARGSEKLIILDASCTGSEPGAIFKVPGKELEALPEPSYNLHDFRWDHALAAGRKIFADDFPQQVTVYLIEAANLDLGLELSPVVQHSADLVFAELITIFSQNVMA, encoded by the coding sequence ATGCTAACAATCATTGGATGTGGAAATCTCAATCGTAATGACGATGCTGTAGGCGTAATCATCGCCCAACGTTTACAGCAATATCTCGCCCAAAACCCTCACCCCAACATCCGCGTTTTTGATTGTGGTACTGCGGGAATGGAAGTGATGTTTCAAGCGAGAGGAAGTGAAAAATTAATTATTTTGGATGCCAGTTGCACAGGTTCCGAACCAGGTGCTATATTTAAAGTCCCAGGCAAAGAACTAGAAGCACTGCCAGAACCTAGTTACAACCTCCATGATTTTCGTTGGGATCATGCTTTAGCAGCCGGGAGAAAAATCTTTGCAGATGATTTTCCTCAACAGGTGACAGTTTATTTAATTGAAGCAGCTAACCTTGATTTAGGCTTAGAATTAAGTCCAGTTGTCCAACATTCAGCCGATTTAGTTTTTGCAGAACTAATCACAATTTTCAGCCAGAATGTTATGGCTTAA
- a CDS encoding alpha/beta fold hydrolase translates to MQDWWQVNFPKGQQSLIIHDANGYTAQIAYGEKGTGKPLILLHGLGSWSYNWRHSIKPLSKDFRVICFDAKGYGFSEKNLFRREETGHQVIELERIIQALCDEPPVIVAESLGGLVALALAAKNSLLIGRLVVINAPIFVEHLPHWAMGLLAQTPLEVIHTIDFLRLAYWFAPIIREVMGIERRKVLFDPSILTEEDVYWITYPFIEIPGTLVKVAEELQIAVREIENFQAKKPNMLSQIQSNLSNIECPTLILWGDQDSWFPLSHGEKLHQHIPNSRFKILHNCYHDASTGASQVVNSEIIKFLHDTDFC, encoded by the coding sequence ATGCAAGACTGGTGGCAAGTTAACTTTCCCAAAGGGCAACAAAGTCTGATTATTCACGATGCTAATGGATATACCGCACAAATCGCTTATGGCGAAAAAGGTACAGGTAAGCCGCTAATTTTATTACATGGTCTGGGCAGTTGGAGTTATAATTGGCGGCATAGTATTAAACCATTATCTAAAGATTTTCGGGTAATTTGTTTTGATGCTAAAGGCTATGGTTTTTCTGAAAAAAATCTGTTTCGCCGAGAAGAAACTGGTCATCAAGTAATTGAATTAGAAAGAATTATTCAGGCTTTATGCGATGAACCACCTGTCATCGTCGCAGAATCTTTAGGTGGACTAGTTGCTTTAGCGTTAGCTGCAAAAAATTCCCTATTAATTGGGCGTTTAGTAGTCATTAACGCGCCTATCTTTGTTGAACATTTACCCCATTGGGCTATGGGATTACTTGCCCAAACACCGCTGGAAGTTATACATACAATCGACTTTTTACGTCTAGCATATTGGTTTGCACCTATAATTAGAGAAGTTATGGGTATAGAAAGACGCAAAGTGTTATTCGATCCTTCTATTCTCACAGAAGAAGATGTTTATTGGATAACTTATCCGTTTATTGAAATTCCGGGAACTTTGGTAAAGGTGGCTGAAGAATTGCAAATAGCAGTACGAGAAATTGAAAATTTCCAAGCTAAAAAGCCAAATATGCTCAGTCAGATTCAAAGTAATCTTAGCAATATTGAATGTCCTACACTAATTTTATGGGGTGATCAAGATAGTTGGTTTCCTCTTAGTCATGGAGAGAAATTACATCAACATATCCCTAATTCGCGCTTTAAAATTCTGCATAACTGCTATCATGATGCCTCAACTGGTGCTTCTCAGGTAGTGAATTCAGAGATTATTAAATTTTTGCATGATACAGATTTTTGTTAG
- the thrC gene encoding threonine synthase, protein MTLSLSVAKSHCQPWPGLIEAYREYLPVSESTPVVTLLEGNTPLIPVPAIAERIGKQVKVFVKYDGLNPTGSFKDRGMTMAISKAKEAGAKAVICASTGNTSAAAAAYARRGGMKPFVLIPDGYVALGKLAQALLYGAEVLAIKGNFDRALEIVREMADSYPITLVNSVNPYRLEGQKTGAFEVVDALGNAPDWLCIPVGNAGNITAYWMGFCQYHQDGKCDRLPKMMGFQAAGAAPLVNGKPVANPETLATAIRIGNPASWDKAIAAQSASQGSFNAVTDEEILDAYRLLASSEGIFCEPASAASVAGLLKVKDQVPTGATVVCVLTGNGLKDPDTAIKHSHAQFKQGIPADIKAVAEAMGFE, encoded by the coding sequence GTGACTTTGAGCTTGTCTGTTGCTAAATCTCATTGCCAACCTTGGCCCGGACTGATAGAAGCCTATCGTGAATATTTGCCTGTCAGTGAAAGCACGCCAGTTGTTACTCTATTGGAAGGTAACACACCTTTAATCCCAGTGCCAGCGATCGCAGAACGCATTGGAAAACAGGTCAAGGTATTTGTTAAATATGATGGTCTTAACCCCACCGGCAGCTTCAAAGACCGGGGGATGACAATGGCAATTTCTAAAGCCAAGGAAGCAGGGGCTAAGGCGGTAATTTGTGCTAGTACAGGTAACACCTCCGCTGCGGCGGCTGCTTATGCCCGACGTGGGGGAATGAAACCCTTTGTGTTGATTCCTGATGGTTATGTGGCTTTAGGTAAGTTAGCCCAAGCCTTACTTTATGGCGCAGAGGTATTAGCTATTAAAGGGAATTTTGACCGAGCGCTAGAAATTGTCCGGGAAATGGCAGATAGTTATCCCATCACTTTGGTGAATTCTGTCAACCCCTACCGTTTGGAAGGTCAGAAAACAGGAGCTTTTGAAGTTGTCGATGCCTTGGGTAATGCTCCCGATTGGTTATGTATTCCGGTGGGGAATGCGGGAAATATCACGGCATATTGGATGGGTTTTTGTCAATATCATCAAGATGGGAAGTGCGATCGCTTACCGAAAATGATGGGTTTCCAAGCTGCTGGTGCTGCACCTTTGGTAAATGGTAAACCTGTAGCGAATCCTGAAACCCTAGCCACAGCAATTAGAATTGGTAATCCTGCTAGTTGGGATAAAGCGATCGCTGCTCAATCTGCCAGTCAAGGTAGCTTCAACGCCGTCACAGATGAGGAAATCCTCGACGCTTATCGACTTTTAGCATCATCTGAAGGGATTTTCTGTGAACCTGCTAGTGCGGCTTCTGTCGCCGGGTTGTTAAAGGTAAAAGACCAAGTTCCCACAGGTGCAACAGTGGTTTGTGTCCTCACTGGTAATGGCTTGAAAGACCCAGATACAGCAATTAAACACAGTCATGCTCAATTTAAACAGGGTATTCCCGCAGACATTAAAGCTGTTGCTGAGGCAATGGGATTTGAATAA
- a CDS encoding NAD(P)/FAD-dependent oxidoreductase, protein MVALEKKPLHQVVIVGGGFGGLYTAKTLANANVDVTLIDKRNFHLFQPLLYQVATGTLSPADISAPLRSVFSKSKNTKVLLGEVSVIDPKAQQVILGDQIVPYDTLIVATGANHSYFGKDSWKETAPGLKTVEDAIEMRRRIFSAFEAAEQETDPVKRRAFLTFVIVGGGPTGVELAGAIAELAYKTLKEDFRNINTSEAKILLLQGGDRILPHIAPELSKVAAESLQKLGVVIHTLTRVTNIENDIVTFKQNDELTDIASKTILWAAGVQGSALGKVLAERTDVECDFSGRVIVEPDLTIKGYKNIFVIGDLANFSHQNGKPLPGVAPVAKQQGEYVGGLIQLRLHGHTLPQFHYTDVGSLAMIGQNLAVVDLGFIKLTGFLAWVFWLIIHIYFLIEFDTKLVVVFQWAWNYITRNRRSRLITGKEAFLAATPPVNNSSHSPTKEQKQPVKL, encoded by the coding sequence ATGGTAGCACTTGAGAAAAAGCCATTACATCAAGTTGTCATTGTTGGTGGTGGCTTTGGTGGACTGTATACAGCAAAGACTCTTGCTAACGCAAATGTAGATGTTACTCTCATTGATAAACGGAATTTTCACCTATTTCAGCCGCTTTTATATCAAGTTGCGACAGGTACGTTATCACCTGCTGATATTTCTGCACCATTGCGATCTGTATTCAGCAAAAGCAAGAATACAAAAGTATTGCTAGGAGAAGTAAGTGTTATTGATCCAAAAGCGCAACAAGTTATTTTGGGTGATCAAATAGTACCTTATGATACATTAATTGTTGCCACAGGTGCTAACCATTCCTATTTCGGTAAAGATAGCTGGAAAGAAACTGCTCCTGGCTTGAAAACTGTGGAAGATGCCATAGAAATGCGTCGGCGGATATTTTCGGCATTTGAAGCGGCAGAACAAGAAACTGATCCTGTAAAACGTCGTGCTTTTTTGACTTTTGTGATTGTGGGGGGTGGTCCTACCGGTGTAGAATTGGCAGGTGCGATCGCAGAGTTGGCATACAAAACTCTCAAAGAAGATTTCCGCAACATCAACACCTCAGAAGCGAAAATTTTGCTCTTGCAAGGGGGCGATCGCATTCTCCCACACATTGCGCCAGAATTATCCAAAGTAGCAGCAGAATCTCTGCAAAAATTGGGAGTGGTTATTCACACTCTCACTAGGGTGACAAATATTGAAAATGACATAGTTACTTTCAAGCAAAACGATGAATTGACAGATATTGCCTCAAAAACTATATTGTGGGCAGCAGGTGTTCAAGGTTCGGCATTGGGCAAAGTCCTCGCAGAACGAACAGATGTAGAATGCGATTTCTCTGGCAGAGTAATTGTCGAACCAGATTTGACTATCAAGGGTTATAAAAATATTTTCGTAATTGGAGATTTAGCCAATTTCTCCCATCAAAATGGTAAACCCTTACCTGGTGTTGCCCCCGTAGCTAAACAACAAGGAGAATATGTCGGTGGACTGATTCAACTACGGCTTCATGGTCATACTTTGCCACAATTTCATTACACCGATGTAGGTAGTTTGGCAATGATTGGGCAAAATTTAGCTGTTGTAGATTTAGGTTTCATCAAACTCACCGGTTTCCTAGCTTGGGTATTTTGGCTAATAATTCACATCTACTTCTTAATTGAGTTTGACACTAAATTGGTAGTAGTATTTCAGTGGGCATGGAATTATATTACTCGTAATCGACGCTCTAGATTGATTACAGGCAAAGAGGCTTTTCTAGCAGCAACACCTCCTGTTAACAATAGCAGTCATTCCCCCACTAAAGAACAGAAGCAGCCCGTTAAGCTGTAA
- a CDS encoding YihY/virulence factor BrkB family protein — MLNPRFIRFFRHLNGRTLKKTFAKTMERRLLGLASEIAFNAMLSLFPAVLAVITAIGLVAESLQNTFIQLTAQLSQIVPEDAWILISDFATTEIADSKNRGLFSASFAIAIWTASGAVSTAMTAFDQIEQISPEDIRPFWKAKLISLGLTIGTILLLILASFLVFISDFLLGIVVNSNSYLAFLLLLWKLFQWPLALVIVSATFSLVYRYGPSVWKPGIPLMPGAVLAAIFWALVSALFRLYVSNFGNYNKVYGTVGTFIVLMLWLWMSAFVLLVGNQLNVTVGEFIQTKREQFDKTNNINQSI; from the coding sequence ATGCTTAACCCTCGTTTTATCAGATTTTTTCGCCACCTCAATGGCCGAACACTGAAGAAAACCTTTGCCAAGACTATGGAAAGAAGGCTTTTAGGACTAGCTTCAGAAATTGCCTTTAACGCCATGTTATCGCTATTTCCGGCTGTTCTTGCCGTGATCACAGCTATTGGATTAGTAGCAGAATCCTTGCAAAACACCTTTATTCAACTAACAGCGCAACTAAGTCAGATTGTACCCGAAGACGCGTGGATTTTAATTAGCGACTTTGCGACTACAGAGATTGCTGATTCTAAAAATAGGGGTTTGTTTTCTGCCAGTTTTGCGATCGCTATTTGGACAGCTTCTGGTGCCGTTAGTACCGCTATGACTGCTTTTGATCAAATTGAGCAAATTTCCCCAGAAGATATACGCCCTTTTTGGAAAGCTAAACTCATTTCTCTGGGATTAACAATTGGTACAATATTACTTTTAATTTTGGCTTCTTTTTTAGTATTTATTAGTGATTTCCTTTTAGGAATAGTGGTAAATAGCAATTCTTATTTAGCATTCTTATTACTTCTTTGGAAACTGTTCCAGTGGCCTTTAGCCTTAGTTATTGTTTCTGCCACTTTTAGTTTAGTCTATCGTTATGGACCGAGCGTGTGGAAACCAGGCATACCATTAATGCCAGGAGCAGTTTTAGCCGCTATATTTTGGGCGCTAGTTTCTGCACTATTCCGGCTTTATGTTAGCAATTTCGGAAATTATAATAAAGTTTATGGTACAGTAGGAACTTTTATAGTATTAATGTTGTGGTTGTGGATGAGTGCCTTTGTTCTCCTGGTCGGCAACCAATTAAATGTAACTGTTGGTGAATTTATACAGACAAAAAGGGAGCAATTTGACAAAACAAATAATATAAATCAGTCAATATAA
- a CDS encoding putative toxin-antitoxin system toxin component, PIN family, with protein sequence MIKQRIVIDTNCFVSRLLTPKSITSQAVRYAFDHHHILVSSETLTELERVLSRKKFDNYVSLENRQKLILYLKSIAEMVDVLNPVQVCRDAKDDKFISLAIDGSANLIITGDEDLLVLNSYQNIHIVSPNNFLAQIKLEQ encoded by the coding sequence ATGATTAAGCAAAGAATCGTCATTGATACTAATTGTTTTGTGAGTCGTTTACTAACTCCCAAATCTATTACTTCTCAAGCCGTTCGTTACGCTTTTGATCACCATCATATTCTTGTCTCCTCTGAAACACTAACAGAATTAGAAAGGGTTCTTTCCAGGAAAAAGTTTGATAATTATGTCAGTTTGGAAAATAGACAAAAATTGATTTTGTATTTAAAAAGTATCGCTGAGATGGTTGATGTTTTAAATCCTGTACAAGTCTGTCGAGATGCAAAAGATGATAAATTTATCTCACTTGCTATTGATGGCAGTGCTAATTTGATTATTACAGGAGATGAGGATTTGTTAGTCCTGAACTCCTATCAAAATATCCATATTGTATCACCAAATAATTTTTTAGCACAGATAAAACTTGAACAATAA
- a CDS encoding DUF4112 domain-containing protein: MSNPPNRFSIEPDGYAPRLKRIRQISRLLDNAITIPGTQVGIGLDPILGLIPVGGDVLSLIVSIYIIIESAQMGVPRATLIRMVANIIIDGLVGAIPMLGDLFDFAWKANIYNIKLLEDYLQSPGEKKKVDQLFIITLFAGLFLLAIVLIALPVILIRMLWNALTGG, from the coding sequence ATGTCTAATCCTCCTAATCGCTTTTCCATTGAACCTGATGGATATGCACCTAGATTAAAGCGTATACGTCAAATTAGTAGACTCTTAGATAATGCTATTACAATTCCTGGAACTCAGGTTGGTATTGGGTTAGATCCAATTCTCGGATTAATACCTGTTGGTGGTGATGTTTTGTCATTGATAGTTTCTATCTACATTATCATTGAATCAGCACAAATGGGTGTGCCTAGAGCTACATTGATCCGAATGGTTGCAAATATCATCATTGATGGTTTAGTAGGTGCTATCCCCATGTTGGGAGACTTATTTGATTTTGCCTGGAAAGCAAATATTTATAACATCAAGTTATTAGAAGATTACTTACAATCTCCTGGTGAAAAAAAGAAAGTTGACCAGCTATTTATTATTACCCTTTTTGCTGGGTTGTTTTTGCTTGCCATTGTCTTAATAGCATTACCCGTGATATTAATAAGAATGCTATGGAATGCCTTAACTGGCGGTTAA
- a CDS encoding DUF2281 domain-containing protein, with amino-acid sequence MNLQEKTIAQIQQMPPSLFQEVSDFIDFLFIKHSSNKGILNDFPELTEEDIKACEELWLQFSESLDIAESDFSDYLSNLGDYEKCLARGDIQW; translated from the coding sequence ATGAATCTACAAGAGAAAACCATTGCTCAAATTCAGCAAATGCCACCTTCTTTATTTCAGGAAGTCAGTGATTTTATAGACTTTCTATTTATCAAACATAGCAGTAATAAGGGAATATTAAATGATTTTCCAGAGTTGACAGAGGAAGATATCAAGGCTTGTGAGGAATTATGGCTTCAGTTTAGCGAATCTCTAGATATAGCTGAATCGGATTTTTCTGACTATTTATCTAATTTAGGAGATTATGAAAAATGCTTGGCGCGTGGAGATATTCAGTGGTAG
- a CDS encoding D-alanine--D-alanine ligase family protein — MSKLRVGLLFGGRSGEHEVSIISARAIANALNAEENSHKYEIVPFYIQKDGFWQAGEVAQQVLSSGVARENLAVTPNLWEFPPQTAEIDLWFPILHGPNGEDGTIQGLLTLMQVPYVGSGVLGSATGMDKIGMKTAFAQAGLPQVKYKAITRAQVWSNPCIFPKLCDEIELTLGYPCFVKPANLGSSVGIAKVRSRQELELALDNAATYDRRIIVEAGVVAREVECAVLGNDNPKASVIGEITFDSDFYDYETKYTQGKADLFIPAHLTDSVVQQIQEMALKAFLTVDAAGLARVDFFYIEATGEILINEINTLPGFTATSMYPQLWANTGISFPKLVDELIQLAIERHLKSAE, encoded by the coding sequence ATGTCTAAGCTGCGGGTGGGATTGCTGTTTGGTGGACGTTCTGGAGAACATGAAGTTTCAATAATTTCTGCACGAGCGATCGCTAATGCTTTAAATGCAGAGGAAAATAGTCACAAGTACGAAATAGTGCCTTTCTACATCCAAAAGGATGGTTTTTGGCAAGCTGGGGAAGTTGCACAGCAAGTTTTATCATCTGGTGTGGCTAGAGAAAATCTAGCCGTAACCCCTAATTTATGGGAGTTTCCACCACAAACAGCAGAAATTGATTTGTGGTTTCCTATTCTCCACGGCCCCAATGGTGAAGATGGTACGATTCAAGGTTTACTCACTTTAATGCAAGTCCCTTATGTGGGTTCTGGGGTGTTAGGTTCGGCTACGGGAATGGATAAAATCGGTATGAAAACCGCTTTTGCTCAAGCTGGACTACCCCAGGTAAAATATAAAGCGATAACTAGGGCGCAAGTTTGGTCAAATCCTTGTATTTTTCCGAAATTATGTGATGAAATTGAACTAACTTTAGGCTATCCCTGTTTCGTTAAACCGGCTAATTTGGGTTCGTCGGTAGGAATTGCGAAAGTGCGATCGCGCCAAGAGTTAGAATTAGCTTTAGATAATGCCGCAACCTATGATAGACGCATTATTGTCGAAGCCGGAGTTGTCGCTAGAGAAGTAGAATGTGCCGTTTTAGGTAACGATAATCCCAAAGCATCTGTTATTGGTGAGATTACGTTTGATAGTGATTTTTACGATTACGAAACTAAATATACCCAAGGTAAAGCCGATTTATTTATTCCCGCACATCTAACAGATTCAGTAGTTCAGCAAATTCAAGAAATGGCATTAAAAGCCTTTTTAACTGTTGACGCTGCTGGTTTAGCACGGGTAGACTTTTTCTATATCGAAGCTACCGGAGAAATTTTAATTAACGAAATTAATACTTTACCAGGGTTCACAGCCACAAGTATGTATCCTCAACTTTGGGCAAATACTGGTATTTCTTTTCCCAAATTAGTAGACGAATTAATTCAATTAGCTATTGAAAGACATTTAAAGAGTGCTGAGTAA
- a CDS encoding DUF389 domain-containing protein translates to MFRQWFADNLGINQARKEQVYLDLCRSVTLEDVSYWIQVLFAAGIATLGLVLNSAAVIIGAMLISPLMGSILANGLALAAGDVILAMRSLSNLILSCIVAISFAVFLVSVLPFKEMTTEIAARIRPNILDLVVALFSGAVGSVAICKEAKGVATSVPGVAIAVALMPPLCVVGYGIGVAISVDSVKGLQVASGGGLLFLTNLVAITFSAMLVFLSLHIDSYQVKETVKVWRSTDKESLWMQSILEKLPAYNKLKKVGGLPGRFLLIFSTIGIISFPLNQSLSQLRREISLQQQENKIRRTATEVWQQEFENFPNGETRSYISNISTSEKNKRLTIQLQVFSSKEYTNAEKNNYIQILASRLQKSPELLALQLVEIPTASNELVRQLPVEKPAEQVVNITQLQANFFQEVQSSLSGIQLPQPAKLINYELISSPLQPLSIRLIYLSERDIDRDAQMLMADNIRSKLNYQSAKVTMQRIGTNLGIISFEKDQSVVTPANAKLLDRAGEILQQQPNLSLEVIVNQELTEPQDIIQARSQAILEYLQLKWQISDYRIDTQIGTEPKPNAKLQITVESQKKPPLETLPEPR, encoded by the coding sequence ATGTTTAGACAGTGGTTTGCTGATAACTTGGGAATTAATCAAGCTCGGAAGGAACAAGTATACCTGGATCTATGTAGATCAGTAACTCTGGAAGATGTTAGCTATTGGATTCAGGTTTTATTTGCTGCGGGCATTGCTACACTAGGATTGGTCTTAAACAGCGCCGCCGTAATTATTGGTGCAATGCTAATTTCTCCATTGATGGGGAGTATTCTCGCTAATGGATTAGCATTGGCTGCGGGTGATGTCATCCTCGCTATGCGATCGCTTTCTAATCTTATCCTCAGTTGTATAGTTGCCATTTCCTTTGCTGTCTTCCTGGTGTCAGTATTACCATTTAAGGAAATGACTACTGAGATTGCAGCTAGAATTCGCCCGAATATCTTAGATTTAGTAGTCGCTTTATTTTCCGGTGCAGTTGGTTCAGTGGCAATTTGCAAAGAAGCAAAAGGAGTAGCAACTTCTGTTCCTGGTGTGGCTATTGCAGTGGCCTTAATGCCCCCCTTATGCGTTGTTGGTTATGGTATTGGTGTCGCAATTAGCGTGGATTCTGTCAAAGGGCTACAGGTAGCTAGTGGTGGGGGATTACTATTTTTGACCAACTTAGTAGCAATTACGTTCAGCGCCATGCTGGTTTTTTTAAGTTTACATATTGATAGTTATCAGGTAAAAGAAACAGTAAAAGTATGGCGGTCAACTGATAAAGAAAGTTTGTGGATGCAAAGTATTTTAGAAAAATTACCTGCATACAATAAACTCAAAAAAGTTGGAGGTCTTCCTGGCAGATTTTTGTTGATTTTTAGTACCATTGGCATCATTAGTTTCCCACTCAATCAATCTCTGAGCCAACTCAGACGCGAAATTTCTTTGCAGCAACAGGAAAATAAAATTCGGAGAACAGCGACGGAAGTATGGCAACAGGAATTTGAAAATTTTCCTAATGGTGAAACACGTTCTTATATTAGTAATATTTCAACTTCAGAAAAAAATAAGCGACTAACAATTCAACTTCAGGTATTTAGTAGTAAAGAATACACAAATGCAGAAAAAAATAATTATATCCAAATCTTGGCTTCTCGTTTGCAGAAATCACCAGAATTATTAGCATTGCAACTGGTTGAAATTCCGACAGCATCAAATGAACTTGTCCGCCAATTACCTGTAGAAAAACCTGCTGAACAAGTTGTTAATATTACTCAGTTGCAAGCTAACTTTTTTCAAGAAGTGCAATCTTCCTTAAGTGGTATACAACTTCCCCAGCCAGCAAAATTAATTAATTACGAACTAATCAGTAGTCCTCTGCAACCGTTAAGTATCCGCTTAATTTATCTGAGTGAAAGAGATATTGATAGAGATGCTCAAATGCTTATGGCAGATAATATTAGAAGTAAGCTTAATTACCAGTCTGCAAAAGTGACAATGCAGAGAATAGGAACTAATTTAGGAATTATTTCTTTTGAAAAAGATCAATCGGTAGTGACACCAGCTAATGCTAAGTTGTTAGATCGTGCTGGTGAAATTTTACAGCAACAGCCTAATTTAAGCTTAGAGGTGATAGTTAACCAGGAACTAACCGAACCACAAGATATCATTCAAGCGCGATCGCAAGCCATTCTAGAATACCTACAATTAAAATGGCAAATCAGTGACTACAGGATAGATACGCAAATAGGTACAGAACCTAAACCAAATGCCAAACTGCAAATTACAGTAGAATCACAGAAGAAGCCACCATTGGAGACTCTGCCAGAACCGCGCTAA
- a CDS encoding Uma2 family endonuclease — translation MVQTPQAPVNYFSFEDYYAYDDGTGNRYELVDGELVLMPPESIFNSDISMRLLLELGKIIPLHLLRYKEIMIEVSGRRAKVRIPDLLILGEECRSALETTERGTITHEMPPPLIAIEVVSPGTENEVRDYRFKRSEYAARGIAEYWIVDPLQNKITVLSLVEGFYEEFIYTGDDLIKSEVFPEIEIKVSDILVQ, via the coding sequence ATGGTTCAAACTCCTCAAGCACCAGTCAATTATTTTTCCTTTGAAGATTACTATGCCTATGATGATGGCACTGGAAATCGCTATGAATTAGTGGATGGAGAATTAGTTTTAATGCCACCAGAATCAATTTTTAACTCTGATATATCAATGAGATTATTGTTGGAATTAGGTAAAATAATTCCTCTTCATTTATTACGATATAAAGAAATTATGATTGAGGTAAGTGGACGTAGAGCTAAGGTAAGAATACCTGATTTATTAATCTTAGGTGAAGAATGTCGCTCTGCTTTAGAAACTACGGAAAGAGGAACAATTACCCATGAGATGCCACCACCATTAATAGCCATAGAGGTGGTATCACCTGGTACTGAAAATGAAGTCAGAGACTATCGTTTCAAGCGTTCTGAGTATGCAGCCAGGGGAATTGCTGAATATTGGATTGTCGATCCTTTGCAGAACAAAATTACGGTTTTATCTTTAGTAGAAGGTTTTTATGAAGAATTTATCTATACAGGTGATGATTTGATTAAAAGTGAAGTATTTCCAGAAATTGAGATTAAGGTAAGTGATATTCTCGTTCAATAG